In one Populus nigra chromosome 12, ddPopNigr1.1, whole genome shotgun sequence genomic region, the following are encoded:
- the LOC133669141 gene encoding uncharacterized protein LOC133669141 isoform X6: MDLKGITWVGDFYQKFEARLLEVEEIMCEEAVKYVENQMQTVSGNVRKFYSDVMQDLCSPDSEVPANGAVSKLPVDLGAADVGVHLKPDDGAKETCEKADDLRLLTGYSKMTTDHGPDRLPVRERISIRRISRQHSKGSLSNKSNLDMHGNSNCKNVSPKETSGITTPSSKHLIGYSTISEHSDQNLEASCDWNARLITPGSVEVTEHFSIEKSKKEIENAREHMLDISFYKPSLDMVNITETGRHEGTNRRPSSFNILEESNAAGVCLNNGLFSMTDFSANGNMQTTKFAYEEDFVSNSDEWGIDSDKDGTLIEEDMEIIQQVDKAQLEETCVLMNGDELDASREGKNKPYKISFQKLVLLSCIQSWMCIASILLIAWYCSGHGHC, encoded by the exons ATGGACCTGAAAGGGATAACATGGGTTGGTGATTTTTATCAGAAGTTTGAAGCTAGGTTGTTGGAAGTGGAAGAAATTATGTGCGAG GAAGCAGTTAAATATGTGGAAAATCAGATGCAGACTGTTAGTGGTAATGTGAGGAAATTCTATTCGGATGTCATGCAAGATTTGTGCTCTCCAGATTCAGAGGTTCCTGCAAATGGGGCAGTCTCTAAGTTGCCTGTAGATTTGGGAGCAGCTGATGTTGGGGTCCACTTGAAGCCAGATGATGGTGCGAAAGAAACATGTGAGAAGGCTGATGATTTGAGGCTGTTGACTGGGTATTCAAAGATGACTACTGATCATGGTCCTGACCGTCTCCCAGTACGTGAAAGGATTTCTATCAGAAGAATCTCAAGGCAACATAGTAAAGGAAGTCTGTCCAATAAATCAAACCTGGACATGCATGGAAACTCTAATTGCAAGAATGTGTCTCCAAAAGAGACATCAGGGATCACCACACCTTCGAGTAAACATCTGATTGGATACTCAACAATTTCTGAACATTCTGATCAAAATCTGGAAGCATCTTGTGACTGGAATGCAAGACTTATAACTCCAGGGTCTGTTGAAGTTACAGAGCATTTCTCCatagaaaaaagtaaaaaagagatTGAAAATGCAAGGGAGCACATGCTTGATATTTCATTCTATAAACCATCATTGGATATGGTTAATATCACTGAAACTGGCAGGCATGAAGGAACAAACAGGAGGCCTTCCAGCTTCAACATATTAGAAGAATCAAATG CTGCAGGTGTTTGTTTAAACAATGGGTTGTTTTCTATGACAGACTTTTCTGCAAATGGGAATATGCAGACTACCAAATTTGCATACGAGGAGGATTTTGTGTCTAATTCAG ATGAATGGGGAATAGATTCAGACAAAGACGGTACCCTCATTGAAGAGGATATGGAAATCATCCAACAAGTGGATAAGGCTCAGCTTGAGGAAACCTGTGTTTTAATGAATGGAGATGAACTTGATGCTTCTCGTGAAGGCAAAAACAAGCCTTACAAG ATCAGTTTTCAAAAGCTTGTGCTGCTTTCTTGCATACAAAGCTGGATGTGCATCGCTTCTATACTGTTGATAGCTTGGTATTGTTCAG GTCATGGCCACTGTTGA
- the LOC133669141 gene encoding uncharacterized protein LOC133669141 isoform X1, giving the protein MDLKGITWVGDFYQKFEARLLEVEEIMCEEAVKYVENQMQTVSGNVRKFYSDVMQDLCSPDSEVPANGAVSKLPVDLGAADVGVHLKPDDGAKETCEKADDLRLLTGYSKMTTDHGPDRLPVRERISIRRISRQHSKGSLSNKSNLDMHGNSNCKNVSPKETSGITTPSSKHLIGYSTISEHSDQNLEASCDWNARLITPGSVEVTEHFSIEKSKKEIENAREHMLDISFYKPSLDMVNITETGRHEGTNRRPSSFNILEESNAAGVCLNNGLFSMTDFSANGNMQTTKFAYEEDFVSNSDEWGIDSDKDGTLIEEDMEIIQQVDKAQLEETCVLMNGDELDASREGKNKPYKKKIRDVFSSRKRSMRKEYKQLAVQFRSDPKSNQEESKTSLMATPSIKEANRSSSHDPSESEWELV; this is encoded by the exons ATGGACCTGAAAGGGATAACATGGGTTGGTGATTTTTATCAGAAGTTTGAAGCTAGGTTGTTGGAAGTGGAAGAAATTATGTGCGAG GAAGCAGTTAAATATGTGGAAAATCAGATGCAGACTGTTAGTGGTAATGTGAGGAAATTCTATTCGGATGTCATGCAAGATTTGTGCTCTCCAGATTCAGAGGTTCCTGCAAATGGGGCAGTCTCTAAGTTGCCTGTAGATTTGGGAGCAGCTGATGTTGGGGTCCACTTGAAGCCAGATGATGGTGCGAAAGAAACATGTGAGAAGGCTGATGATTTGAGGCTGTTGACTGGGTATTCAAAGATGACTACTGATCATGGTCCTGACCGTCTCCCAGTACGTGAAAGGATTTCTATCAGAAGAATCTCAAGGCAACATAGTAAAGGAAGTCTGTCCAATAAATCAAACCTGGACATGCATGGAAACTCTAATTGCAAGAATGTGTCTCCAAAAGAGACATCAGGGATCACCACACCTTCGAGTAAACATCTGATTGGATACTCAACAATTTCTGAACATTCTGATCAAAATCTGGAAGCATCTTGTGACTGGAATGCAAGACTTATAACTCCAGGGTCTGTTGAAGTTACAGAGCATTTCTCCatagaaaaaagtaaaaaagagatTGAAAATGCAAGGGAGCACATGCTTGATATTTCATTCTATAAACCATCATTGGATATGGTTAATATCACTGAAACTGGCAGGCATGAAGGAACAAACAGGAGGCCTTCCAGCTTCAACATATTAGAAGAATCAAATG CTGCAGGTGTTTGTTTAAACAATGGGTTGTTTTCTATGACAGACTTTTCTGCAAATGGGAATATGCAGACTACCAAATTTGCATACGAGGAGGATTTTGTGTCTAATTCAG ATGAATGGGGAATAGATTCAGACAAAGACGGTACCCTCATTGAAGAGGATATGGAAATCATCCAACAAGTGGATAAGGCTCAGCTTGAGGAAACCTGTGTTTTAATGAATGGAGATGAACTTGATGCTTCTCGTGAAGGCAAAAACAAGCCTTACAAG AAGAAGATTCGGGATGTTTTTAGTTCAAGAAAGAGGTCAATGAGGAAGGAATATAAGCAGCTTGCTGTACAGTTCAGAAGTGATCCAAAATCCAATCAAGAAGAGAGTAAAACAAGTTTAATGGCAACTCCGTCTATAAAGGAAGCAAACAGATCCTCATCTCATGATCCCTCTGAATCTGAATGGGAGCTTGTCTAG
- the LOC133669141 gene encoding uncharacterized protein LOC133669141 isoform X7 translates to MDLKGITWVGDFYQKFEARLLEVEEIMCEEAVKYVENQMQTVSGNVRKFYSDVMQDLCSPDSEVPANGAVSKLPVDLGAADVGVHLKPDDGAKETCEKADDLRLLTGYSKMTTDHGPDRLPVRERISIRRISRQHSKGSLSNKSNLDMHGNSNCKNVSPKETSGITTPSSKHLIGYSTISEHSDQNLEASCDWNARLITPGSVEVTEHFSIEKSKKEIENAREHMLDISFYKPSLDMVNITETGRHEGTNRRPSSFNILEESNAAGVCLNNGLFSMTDFSANGNMQTTKFAYEEDFVSNSDEWGIDSDKDGTLIEEDMEIIQQVDKAQLEETCVLMNGDELDASREGKNKPYKISFQKLVLLSCIQSWMCIASILLIAWKCTHRI, encoded by the exons ATGGACCTGAAAGGGATAACATGGGTTGGTGATTTTTATCAGAAGTTTGAAGCTAGGTTGTTGGAAGTGGAAGAAATTATGTGCGAG GAAGCAGTTAAATATGTGGAAAATCAGATGCAGACTGTTAGTGGTAATGTGAGGAAATTCTATTCGGATGTCATGCAAGATTTGTGCTCTCCAGATTCAGAGGTTCCTGCAAATGGGGCAGTCTCTAAGTTGCCTGTAGATTTGGGAGCAGCTGATGTTGGGGTCCACTTGAAGCCAGATGATGGTGCGAAAGAAACATGTGAGAAGGCTGATGATTTGAGGCTGTTGACTGGGTATTCAAAGATGACTACTGATCATGGTCCTGACCGTCTCCCAGTACGTGAAAGGATTTCTATCAGAAGAATCTCAAGGCAACATAGTAAAGGAAGTCTGTCCAATAAATCAAACCTGGACATGCATGGAAACTCTAATTGCAAGAATGTGTCTCCAAAAGAGACATCAGGGATCACCACACCTTCGAGTAAACATCTGATTGGATACTCAACAATTTCTGAACATTCTGATCAAAATCTGGAAGCATCTTGTGACTGGAATGCAAGACTTATAACTCCAGGGTCTGTTGAAGTTACAGAGCATTTCTCCatagaaaaaagtaaaaaagagatTGAAAATGCAAGGGAGCACATGCTTGATATTTCATTCTATAAACCATCATTGGATATGGTTAATATCACTGAAACTGGCAGGCATGAAGGAACAAACAGGAGGCCTTCCAGCTTCAACATATTAGAAGAATCAAATG CTGCAGGTGTTTGTTTAAACAATGGGTTGTTTTCTATGACAGACTTTTCTGCAAATGGGAATATGCAGACTACCAAATTTGCATACGAGGAGGATTTTGTGTCTAATTCAG ATGAATGGGGAATAGATTCAGACAAAGACGGTACCCTCATTGAAGAGGATATGGAAATCATCCAACAAGTGGATAAGGCTCAGCTTGAGGAAACCTGTGTTTTAATGAATGGAGATGAACTTGATGCTTCTCGTGAAGGCAAAAACAAGCCTTACAAG ATCAGTTTTCAAAAGCTTGTGCTGCTTTCTTGCATACAAAGCTGGATGTGCATCGCTTCTATACTGTTGATAGCTTG GAAATGTACACATAGGATTTAA
- the LOC133669141 gene encoding uncharacterized protein LOC133669141 isoform X2 — protein sequence MDLKGITWVGDFYQKFEARLLEVEEIMCEEAVKYVENQMQTVSGNVRKFYSDVMQDLCSPDSEVPANGAVSKLPVDLGAADVGVHLKPDDGAKETCEKADDLRLLTGYSKMTTDHGPDRLPVRERISIRRISRQHSKGSLSNKSNLDMHGNSNCKNVSPKETSGITTPSSKHLIGYSTISEHSDQNLEASCDWNARLITPGSVEVTEHFSIEKSKKEIENAREHMLDISFYKPSLDMVNITETGRHEGTNRRPSSFNILEESNAAGVCLNNGLFSMTDFSANGNMQTTKFAYEEDFVSNSDEWGIDSDKDGTLIEEDMEIIQQVDKAQLEETCVLMNGDELDASREGKNKPYKKIRDVFSSRKRSMRKEYKQLAVQFRSDPKSNQEESKTSLMATPSIKEANRSSSHDPSESEWELV from the exons ATGGACCTGAAAGGGATAACATGGGTTGGTGATTTTTATCAGAAGTTTGAAGCTAGGTTGTTGGAAGTGGAAGAAATTATGTGCGAG GAAGCAGTTAAATATGTGGAAAATCAGATGCAGACTGTTAGTGGTAATGTGAGGAAATTCTATTCGGATGTCATGCAAGATTTGTGCTCTCCAGATTCAGAGGTTCCTGCAAATGGGGCAGTCTCTAAGTTGCCTGTAGATTTGGGAGCAGCTGATGTTGGGGTCCACTTGAAGCCAGATGATGGTGCGAAAGAAACATGTGAGAAGGCTGATGATTTGAGGCTGTTGACTGGGTATTCAAAGATGACTACTGATCATGGTCCTGACCGTCTCCCAGTACGTGAAAGGATTTCTATCAGAAGAATCTCAAGGCAACATAGTAAAGGAAGTCTGTCCAATAAATCAAACCTGGACATGCATGGAAACTCTAATTGCAAGAATGTGTCTCCAAAAGAGACATCAGGGATCACCACACCTTCGAGTAAACATCTGATTGGATACTCAACAATTTCTGAACATTCTGATCAAAATCTGGAAGCATCTTGTGACTGGAATGCAAGACTTATAACTCCAGGGTCTGTTGAAGTTACAGAGCATTTCTCCatagaaaaaagtaaaaaagagatTGAAAATGCAAGGGAGCACATGCTTGATATTTCATTCTATAAACCATCATTGGATATGGTTAATATCACTGAAACTGGCAGGCATGAAGGAACAAACAGGAGGCCTTCCAGCTTCAACATATTAGAAGAATCAAATG CTGCAGGTGTTTGTTTAAACAATGGGTTGTTTTCTATGACAGACTTTTCTGCAAATGGGAATATGCAGACTACCAAATTTGCATACGAGGAGGATTTTGTGTCTAATTCAG ATGAATGGGGAATAGATTCAGACAAAGACGGTACCCTCATTGAAGAGGATATGGAAATCATCCAACAAGTGGATAAGGCTCAGCTTGAGGAAACCTGTGTTTTAATGAATGGAGATGAACTTGATGCTTCTCGTGAAGGCAAAAACAAGCCTTACAAG AAGATTCGGGATGTTTTTAGTTCAAGAAAGAGGTCAATGAGGAAGGAATATAAGCAGCTTGCTGTACAGTTCAGAAGTGATCCAAAATCCAATCAAGAAGAGAGTAAAACAAGTTTAATGGCAACTCCGTCTATAAAGGAAGCAAACAGATCCTCATCTCATGATCCCTCTGAATCTGAATGGGAGCTTGTCTAG
- the LOC133669141 gene encoding uncharacterized protein LOC133669141 isoform X5, whose product MDLKGITWVGDFYQKFEARLLEVEEIMCEEAVKYVENQMQTVSGNVRKFYSDVMQDLCSPDSEVPANGAVSKLPVDLGAADVGVHLKPDDGAKETCEKADDLRLLTGYSKMTTDHGPDRLPVRERISIRRISRQHSKGSLSNKSNLDMHGNSNCKNVSPKETSGITTPSSKHLIGYSTISEHSDQNLEASCDWNARLITPGSVEVTEHFSIEKSKKEIENAREHMLDISFYKPSLDMVNITETGRHEGTNRRPSSFNILEESNAAGVCLNNGLFSMTDFSANGNMQTTKFAYEEDFVSNSDEWGIDSDKDGTLIEEDMEIIQQVDKAQLEETCVLMNGDELDASREGKNKPYKISFQKLVLLSCIQSWMCIASILLIAWYCSGISLVSSCFQLFSQ is encoded by the exons ATGGACCTGAAAGGGATAACATGGGTTGGTGATTTTTATCAGAAGTTTGAAGCTAGGTTGTTGGAAGTGGAAGAAATTATGTGCGAG GAAGCAGTTAAATATGTGGAAAATCAGATGCAGACTGTTAGTGGTAATGTGAGGAAATTCTATTCGGATGTCATGCAAGATTTGTGCTCTCCAGATTCAGAGGTTCCTGCAAATGGGGCAGTCTCTAAGTTGCCTGTAGATTTGGGAGCAGCTGATGTTGGGGTCCACTTGAAGCCAGATGATGGTGCGAAAGAAACATGTGAGAAGGCTGATGATTTGAGGCTGTTGACTGGGTATTCAAAGATGACTACTGATCATGGTCCTGACCGTCTCCCAGTACGTGAAAGGATTTCTATCAGAAGAATCTCAAGGCAACATAGTAAAGGAAGTCTGTCCAATAAATCAAACCTGGACATGCATGGAAACTCTAATTGCAAGAATGTGTCTCCAAAAGAGACATCAGGGATCACCACACCTTCGAGTAAACATCTGATTGGATACTCAACAATTTCTGAACATTCTGATCAAAATCTGGAAGCATCTTGTGACTGGAATGCAAGACTTATAACTCCAGGGTCTGTTGAAGTTACAGAGCATTTCTCCatagaaaaaagtaaaaaagagatTGAAAATGCAAGGGAGCACATGCTTGATATTTCATTCTATAAACCATCATTGGATATGGTTAATATCACTGAAACTGGCAGGCATGAAGGAACAAACAGGAGGCCTTCCAGCTTCAACATATTAGAAGAATCAAATG CTGCAGGTGTTTGTTTAAACAATGGGTTGTTTTCTATGACAGACTTTTCTGCAAATGGGAATATGCAGACTACCAAATTTGCATACGAGGAGGATTTTGTGTCTAATTCAG ATGAATGGGGAATAGATTCAGACAAAGACGGTACCCTCATTGAAGAGGATATGGAAATCATCCAACAAGTGGATAAGGCTCAGCTTGAGGAAACCTGTGTTTTAATGAATGGAGATGAACTTGATGCTTCTCGTGAAGGCAAAAACAAGCCTTACAAG ATCAGTTTTCAAAAGCTTGTGCTGCTTTCTTGCATACAAAGCTGGATGTGCATCGCTTCTATACTGTTGATAGCTTGGTATTGTTCAGGTATCTCACTGGTATCATCATGCTTCCAATTGTTTTCTCAATAA
- the LOC133669141 gene encoding uncharacterized protein LOC133669141 isoform X8 — translation MDLKGITWVGDFYQKFEARLLEVEEIMCEEAVKYVENQMQTVSGNVRKFYSDVMQDLCSPDSEVPANGAVSKLPVDLGAADVGVHLKPDDGAKETCEKADDLRLLTGYSKMTTDHGPDRLPVRERISIRRISRQHSKGSLSNKSNLDMHGNSNCKNVSPKETSGITTPSSKHLIGYSTISEHSDQNLEASCDWNARLITPGSVEVTEHFSIEKSKKEIENAREHMLDISFYKPSLDMVNITETGRHEGTNRRPSSFNILEESNAAGVCLNNGLFSMTDFSANGNMQTTKFAYEEDFVSNSDEWGIDSDKDGTLIEEDMEIIQQVDKAQLEETCVLMNGDELDASREGKNKPYKISFQKLVLLSCIQSWMCIASILLIAWYCSD, via the exons ATGGACCTGAAAGGGATAACATGGGTTGGTGATTTTTATCAGAAGTTTGAAGCTAGGTTGTTGGAAGTGGAAGAAATTATGTGCGAG GAAGCAGTTAAATATGTGGAAAATCAGATGCAGACTGTTAGTGGTAATGTGAGGAAATTCTATTCGGATGTCATGCAAGATTTGTGCTCTCCAGATTCAGAGGTTCCTGCAAATGGGGCAGTCTCTAAGTTGCCTGTAGATTTGGGAGCAGCTGATGTTGGGGTCCACTTGAAGCCAGATGATGGTGCGAAAGAAACATGTGAGAAGGCTGATGATTTGAGGCTGTTGACTGGGTATTCAAAGATGACTACTGATCATGGTCCTGACCGTCTCCCAGTACGTGAAAGGATTTCTATCAGAAGAATCTCAAGGCAACATAGTAAAGGAAGTCTGTCCAATAAATCAAACCTGGACATGCATGGAAACTCTAATTGCAAGAATGTGTCTCCAAAAGAGACATCAGGGATCACCACACCTTCGAGTAAACATCTGATTGGATACTCAACAATTTCTGAACATTCTGATCAAAATCTGGAAGCATCTTGTGACTGGAATGCAAGACTTATAACTCCAGGGTCTGTTGAAGTTACAGAGCATTTCTCCatagaaaaaagtaaaaaagagatTGAAAATGCAAGGGAGCACATGCTTGATATTTCATTCTATAAACCATCATTGGATATGGTTAATATCACTGAAACTGGCAGGCATGAAGGAACAAACAGGAGGCCTTCCAGCTTCAACATATTAGAAGAATCAAATG CTGCAGGTGTTTGTTTAAACAATGGGTTGTTTTCTATGACAGACTTTTCTGCAAATGGGAATATGCAGACTACCAAATTTGCATACGAGGAGGATTTTGTGTCTAATTCAG ATGAATGGGGAATAGATTCAGACAAAGACGGTACCCTCATTGAAGAGGATATGGAAATCATCCAACAAGTGGATAAGGCTCAGCTTGAGGAAACCTGTGTTTTAATGAATGGAGATGAACTTGATGCTTCTCGTGAAGGCAAAAACAAGCCTTACAAG ATCAGTTTTCAAAAGCTTGTGCTGCTTTCTTGCATACAAAGCTGGATGTGCATCGCTTCTATACTGTTGATAGCTTGGTATTGTTCAG ATTAA
- the LOC133669141 gene encoding uncharacterized protein LOC133669141 isoform X3, translating to MDLKGITWVGDFYQKFEARLLEVEEIMCEEAVKYVENQMQTVSGNVRKFYSDVMQDLCSPDSEVPANGAVSKLPVDLGAADVGVHLKPDDGAKETCEKADDLRLLTGYSKMTTDHGPDRLPVRERISIRRISRQHSKGSLSNKSNLDMHGNSNCKNVSPKETSGITTPSSKHLIGYSTISEHSDQNLEASCDWNARLITPGSVEVTEHFSIEKSKKEIENAREHMLDISFYKPSLDMVNITETGRHEGTNRRPSSFNILEESNGVCLNNGLFSMTDFSANGNMQTTKFAYEEDFVSNSDEWGIDSDKDGTLIEEDMEIIQQVDKAQLEETCVLMNGDELDASREGKNKPYKKKIRDVFSSRKRSMRKEYKQLAVQFRSDPKSNQEESKTSLMATPSIKEANRSSSHDPSESEWELV from the exons ATGGACCTGAAAGGGATAACATGGGTTGGTGATTTTTATCAGAAGTTTGAAGCTAGGTTGTTGGAAGTGGAAGAAATTATGTGCGAG GAAGCAGTTAAATATGTGGAAAATCAGATGCAGACTGTTAGTGGTAATGTGAGGAAATTCTATTCGGATGTCATGCAAGATTTGTGCTCTCCAGATTCAGAGGTTCCTGCAAATGGGGCAGTCTCTAAGTTGCCTGTAGATTTGGGAGCAGCTGATGTTGGGGTCCACTTGAAGCCAGATGATGGTGCGAAAGAAACATGTGAGAAGGCTGATGATTTGAGGCTGTTGACTGGGTATTCAAAGATGACTACTGATCATGGTCCTGACCGTCTCCCAGTACGTGAAAGGATTTCTATCAGAAGAATCTCAAGGCAACATAGTAAAGGAAGTCTGTCCAATAAATCAAACCTGGACATGCATGGAAACTCTAATTGCAAGAATGTGTCTCCAAAAGAGACATCAGGGATCACCACACCTTCGAGTAAACATCTGATTGGATACTCAACAATTTCTGAACATTCTGATCAAAATCTGGAAGCATCTTGTGACTGGAATGCAAGACTTATAACTCCAGGGTCTGTTGAAGTTACAGAGCATTTCTCCatagaaaaaagtaaaaaagagatTGAAAATGCAAGGGAGCACATGCTTGATATTTCATTCTATAAACCATCATTGGATATGGTTAATATCACTGAAACTGGCAGGCATGAAGGAACAAACAGGAGGCCTTCCAGCTTCAACATATTAGAAGAATCAAATG GTGTTTGTTTAAACAATGGGTTGTTTTCTATGACAGACTTTTCTGCAAATGGGAATATGCAGACTACCAAATTTGCATACGAGGAGGATTTTGTGTCTAATTCAG ATGAATGGGGAATAGATTCAGACAAAGACGGTACCCTCATTGAAGAGGATATGGAAATCATCCAACAAGTGGATAAGGCTCAGCTTGAGGAAACCTGTGTTTTAATGAATGGAGATGAACTTGATGCTTCTCGTGAAGGCAAAAACAAGCCTTACAAG AAGAAGATTCGGGATGTTTTTAGTTCAAGAAAGAGGTCAATGAGGAAGGAATATAAGCAGCTTGCTGTACAGTTCAGAAGTGATCCAAAATCCAATCAAGAAGAGAGTAAAACAAGTTTAATGGCAACTCCGTCTATAAAGGAAGCAAACAGATCCTCATCTCATGATCCCTCTGAATCTGAATGGGAGCTTGTCTAG
- the LOC133669141 gene encoding uncharacterized protein LOC133669141 isoform X4, producing MDLKGITWVGDFYQKFEARLLEVEEIMCEEAVKYVENQMQTVSGNVRKFYSDVMQDLCSPDSEVPANGAVSKLPVDLGAADVGVHLKPDDGAKETCEKADDLRLLTGYSKMTTDHGPDRLPVRERISIRRISRQHSKGSLSNKSNLDMHGNSNCKNVSPKETSGITTPSSKHLIGYSTISEHSDQNLEASCDWNARLITPGSVEVTEHFSIEKSKKEIENAREHMLDISFYKPSLDMVNITETGRHEGTNRRPSSFNILEESNDFSANGNMQTTKFAYEEDFVSNSDEWGIDSDKDGTLIEEDMEIIQQVDKAQLEETCVLMNGDELDASREGKNKPYKKKIRDVFSSRKRSMRKEYKQLAVQFRSDPKSNQEESKTSLMATPSIKEANRSSSHDPSESEWELV from the exons ATGGACCTGAAAGGGATAACATGGGTTGGTGATTTTTATCAGAAGTTTGAAGCTAGGTTGTTGGAAGTGGAAGAAATTATGTGCGAG GAAGCAGTTAAATATGTGGAAAATCAGATGCAGACTGTTAGTGGTAATGTGAGGAAATTCTATTCGGATGTCATGCAAGATTTGTGCTCTCCAGATTCAGAGGTTCCTGCAAATGGGGCAGTCTCTAAGTTGCCTGTAGATTTGGGAGCAGCTGATGTTGGGGTCCACTTGAAGCCAGATGATGGTGCGAAAGAAACATGTGAGAAGGCTGATGATTTGAGGCTGTTGACTGGGTATTCAAAGATGACTACTGATCATGGTCCTGACCGTCTCCCAGTACGTGAAAGGATTTCTATCAGAAGAATCTCAAGGCAACATAGTAAAGGAAGTCTGTCCAATAAATCAAACCTGGACATGCATGGAAACTCTAATTGCAAGAATGTGTCTCCAAAAGAGACATCAGGGATCACCACACCTTCGAGTAAACATCTGATTGGATACTCAACAATTTCTGAACATTCTGATCAAAATCTGGAAGCATCTTGTGACTGGAATGCAAGACTTATAACTCCAGGGTCTGTTGAAGTTACAGAGCATTTCTCCatagaaaaaagtaaaaaagagatTGAAAATGCAAGGGAGCACATGCTTGATATTTCATTCTATAAACCATCATTGGATATGGTTAATATCACTGAAACTGGCAGGCATGAAGGAACAAACAGGAGGCCTTCCAGCTTCAACATATTAGAAGAATCAAATG ACTTTTCTGCAAATGGGAATATGCAGACTACCAAATTTGCATACGAGGAGGATTTTGTGTCTAATTCAG ATGAATGGGGAATAGATTCAGACAAAGACGGTACCCTCATTGAAGAGGATATGGAAATCATCCAACAAGTGGATAAGGCTCAGCTTGAGGAAACCTGTGTTTTAATGAATGGAGATGAACTTGATGCTTCTCGTGAAGGCAAAAACAAGCCTTACAAG AAGAAGATTCGGGATGTTTTTAGTTCAAGAAAGAGGTCAATGAGGAAGGAATATAAGCAGCTTGCTGTACAGTTCAGAAGTGATCCAAAATCCAATCAAGAAGAGAGTAAAACAAGTTTAATGGCAACTCCGTCTATAAAGGAAGCAAACAGATCCTCATCTCATGATCCCTCTGAATCTGAATGGGAGCTTGTCTAG